In the genome of Fimbriimonadia bacterium, one region contains:
- a CDS encoding zinc metalloprotease HtpX: MWIGSLVGGMSGVLVAFAVAMALNFGSYWFSDRIVLSIHRARPVSRADAPELYAMLDRICARAGIPTPRLYILPEQQPNAFATGRNPHHAAVAVTEGLLRSLQPHEVEGVIAHEVAHIKHRDTLTMTIVATIAGAVMMLSYVGRWALIFSGRDDRNGGGLALLLALIVAPIAATLVQLAISRAREFEADATGARLAGSPTGLASALANLERSARLMPAETVPSAAHLFIVNPFGGVGSAMLNLFRTHPPTEQRIARLRAMEAGHRS; this comes from the coding sequence ATGTGGATCGGCAGCCTGGTCGGCGGAATGAGCGGGGTCCTGGTGGCCTTCGCCGTGGCGATGGCCCTCAACTTCGGCAGCTACTGGTTCAGCGATCGGATCGTGCTGAGCATTCACCGTGCGCGACCAGTGAGCAGGGCTGACGCTCCTGAGCTCTACGCGATGCTGGACCGAATCTGTGCCCGGGCCGGAATCCCGACTCCGCGGCTGTACATCCTACCGGAGCAGCAGCCGAACGCGTTTGCCACCGGTAGGAACCCCCACCACGCAGCCGTAGCCGTGACCGAGGGTCTGCTGCGCAGTCTCCAGCCGCATGAGGTCGAGGGCGTGATCGCCCACGAGGTCGCCCACATCAAACACCGCGACACTCTCACCATGACTATCGTCGCGACCATTGCGGGCGCGGTGATGATGCTGTCTTATGTGGGCCGATGGGCTCTCATCTTCTCGGGGCGGGATGACCGCAACGGGGGCGGCTTGGCTCTGCTTCTGGCGCTCATCGTTGCACCGATTGCCGCAACGCTGGTCCAGCTCGCCATCTCGCGGGCACGGGAGTTCGAGGCCGATGCCACTGGCGCGAGGCTTGCAGGCTCTCCGACTGGGCTGGCGAGCGCGTTGGCGAACCTGGAGCGGTCGGCCAGGCTCATGCCCGCGGAGACCGTGCCGAGCGCGGCGCACCTGTTCATTGTCAATCCGTTCGGCGGTGTGGGCTCCGCCATGCTCAATCTGTTCCGGACGCACCCACCGACCGAACAGCGGATCGCGCGGCTCCGGGCCATGGAAGCCGGTCACAGGTCGTAG
- a CDS encoding TerC family protein codes for MSPELIGWLIFAAIILSLLYLDLGVLHRHAHEVKVKEALIWSGVWVLIALAFNVGIYLWKGHGPAIEFLTGYVIERSLSIDNVFVFLVVFRYFQVPAKYQHRVLFWGVFGAVVLRILMILAGISLLNRFAWMVYVFGVLLIATGIRMAFEKDKKADIEGNVVIKLTRRLLPITNQYHGARFLVRQSGKLFATPLLVTLIFVEVSDVVFAIDSIPAILAITRDPFIVYTSNVFAILGLRALYFAMAGVMDMFHYLHYGLSLILVFVGVKMLLAESPYEIPTEASLIVVCAVLTVSVLASVWRPRRTPRTTEPSPDGVADASEVQSVQATPTPK; via the coding sequence CTGTCGCCCGAATTGATTGGTTGGCTCATCTTCGCCGCCATCATCCTGTCTCTGCTTTATCTGGACCTAGGCGTTCTTCACCGCCATGCCCACGAGGTCAAGGTGAAGGAGGCGCTGATATGGAGTGGCGTGTGGGTCCTTATCGCTTTGGCCTTCAACGTCGGCATCTACCTGTGGAAGGGCCACGGCCCAGCCATCGAGTTCCTCACGGGCTACGTGATCGAGCGTTCCCTCTCGATAGACAACGTCTTCGTGTTTCTCGTCGTCTTCCGCTACTTCCAGGTTCCTGCGAAGTACCAGCACCGTGTGCTGTTCTGGGGAGTGTTCGGCGCGGTGGTGCTGAGGATCCTGATGATTCTTGCGGGCATCTCGCTGCTAAACCGGTTTGCCTGGATGGTTTACGTGTTCGGCGTCCTGCTGATCGCTACCGGCATCCGCATGGCATTCGAGAAGGACAAGAAGGCCGACATCGAGGGGAACGTGGTCATCAAGTTGACTCGCCGCCTCCTACCCATAACGAACCAGTATCACGGGGCTAGGTTCTTGGTCCGCCAATCGGGCAAGCTGTTCGCCACGCCCTTACTCGTCACGCTCATTTTCGTCGAGGTGAGCGACGTGGTTTTCGCGATCGATTCCATCCCCGCCATCCTGGCCATCACCCGCGACCCCTTCATCGTGTACACGTCGAACGTCTTTGCCATCCTCGGTCTCCGCGCGCTTTACTTCGCGATGGCCGGGGTGATGGACATGTTCCATTACCTGCACTACGGCCTGTCGCTCATTTTGGTGTTCGTGGGCGTGAAAATGCTCTTAGCGGAGTCGCCCTATGAGATTCCGACCGAAGCGTCGCTGATCGTGGTGTGCGCGGTGCTCACGGTGTCCGTCCTCGCTTCGGTGTGGCGACCGCGGCGAACACCGAGGACCACGGAACCATCACCCGACGGTGTAGCGGACGCATCCGAAGTGCAGTCGGTGCAGGCCACCCCTACGCCGAAGTAG
- a CDS encoding 4Fe-4S binding protein → MPRKITEECIACGVCEPECPNGAISEGTDTYVVDPNKCTDCAGEPDGPKCEAVCPNDAIVAAS, encoded by the coding sequence ATGCCGAGAAAGATTACCGAAGAGTGCATCGCTTGCGGGGTGTGCGAGCCCGAGTGCCCGAACGGAGCCATCTCGGAAGGCACCGACACGTACGTCGTTGACCCGAATAAGTGCACGGACTGCGCCGGCGAACCGGACGGCCCGAAGTGCGAGGCCGTCTGCCCGAACGATGCCATCGTAGCCGCAAGCTAG
- a CDS encoding trimethylamine corrinoid protein 2 codes for MSEFVLESKPDAGMAICRMEAWWEGAILDRPAVQVRAPKPRQVTAPESRHASLRERWMDAEYAVRCAEAWVASTYWCGETLPTFVPNLGPELLAAAYGAELEFGEDTSWSVPVLRDWDGLDRLSFNQFNPYIQKILEMTRLGLDVGRGKFLVGITDLHPGADLAASLRDPQQLCVDLVEAPEHVHQLMDRIRPAFYEMYGLQETILKEAGQEIAVSWHPLFARGRYYIPSADFSCMVSERMFRDFFLQEIVEEVEWLDRSVYHLDGPGALHLLDAILEIPKLDALEFVYGAGNGPASKWMDVYRRVLAAGKNIHISAEPDDLDPFFEALDPEGVMLCTWANDVEHADAIVRRVSKWSRRGR; via the coding sequence ATGTCAGAGTTCGTTCTGGAGTCAAAACCCGACGCTGGGATGGCTATCTGCCGCATGGAAGCCTGGTGGGAGGGTGCAATCCTCGACCGGCCTGCCGTCCAAGTCCGGGCGCCCAAGCCACGGCAGGTCACCGCACCCGAGAGCCGCCACGCCTCTTTGCGCGAGCGATGGATGGACGCGGAGTACGCGGTGCGATGCGCCGAGGCCTGGGTCGCTTCGACTTATTGGTGCGGCGAGACGTTACCGACTTTCGTTCCCAACCTCGGGCCTGAACTGCTTGCGGCAGCGTACGGCGCTGAGTTGGAGTTCGGTGAGGACACCTCCTGGTCCGTACCGGTCCTGCGCGATTGGGATGGGCTCGACCGCCTGAGCTTCAACCAGTTCAATCCCTACATCCAGAAGATCCTGGAGATGACGCGGCTGGGGCTGGACGTCGGACGCGGCAAGTTCCTCGTCGGCATCACCGACCTGCATCCCGGCGCGGACCTAGCGGCATCCCTCCGAGACCCGCAGCAGCTCTGTGTGGATCTCGTCGAGGCTCCCGAGCATGTGCACCAGTTGATGGACCGCATCCGGCCTGCATTCTACGAGATGTACGGCCTGCAGGAGACCATCCTGAAGGAGGCGGGACAAGAGATCGCTGTGAGTTGGCACCCGCTGTTCGCGCGAGGCCGCTACTACATCCCATCCGCCGACTTCTCGTGCATGGTGTCGGAGAGGATGTTTCGCGATTTCTTCCTGCAAGAGATCGTGGAGGAGGTCGAGTGGCTAGACCGTTCGGTGTACCACCTGGACGGTCCCGGAGCGCTTCACCTCTTGGACGCGATCCTGGAGATTCCGAAGCTGGACGCTTTGGAGTTCGTGTATGGCGCCGGCAACGGGCCGGCATCCAAGTGGATGGATGTGTATCGCCGCGTACTGGCCGCCGGGAAGAACATCCACATCTCGGCGGAGCCGGACGACCTCGATCCGTTTTTCGAGGCTCTCGATCCTGAAGGCGTGATGCTCTGCACTTGGGCGAACGATGTGGAGCACGCGGATGCGATCGTGCGAAGGGTGTCGAAGTGGTCTAGGCGCGGGCGCTAG
- a CDS encoding type II secretion system protein, producing the protein MRGFSLIELLTVVAILSTLAALLFPVVSAAKRSGMGSSCLSNLRQAGSALAMYSDDHAGVLPEHNLLAEAFQYTYAEQFVHRSYCLCASRPAVDRYCWLDDIHSYLRLTNLFCPADRGDDRSRYSTSYEYKLDLAYDGDLARLIVPSKVAVLWEQWAFHQAGRESSRDDRATLNVLFADGSTKYKKLSRTTTAVFGDGPDLMFLFPGVGEDRAYEGEDFVD; encoded by the coding sequence GTGAGAGGCTTTAGCCTCATCGAACTTCTCACCGTTGTGGCTATCCTATCCACGCTCGCCGCACTGCTGTTTCCGGTTGTGTCGGCGGCAAAGCGCTCCGGGATGGGATCGTCGTGCCTTTCTAACCTGCGTCAGGCGGGAAGTGCACTGGCGATGTACAGCGACGACCACGCGGGCGTGCTTCCAGAGCACAACTTACTGGCCGAGGCCTTTCAGTACACGTACGCCGAGCAGTTCGTACACCGCTCCTACTGCCTCTGCGCCAGCCGCCCGGCAGTCGACAGATATTGCTGGCTCGACGACATTCACTCCTACTTGCGCCTAACCAACCTGTTTTGCCCGGCTGACCGCGGAGATGATCGCTCCCGTTACTCGACGTCCTACGAGTACAAGCTGGACCTCGCCTATGACGGAGACCTTGCACGGTTGATCGTTCCTTCGAAGGTGGCGGTGCTCTGGGAGCAGTGGGCATTCCATCAAGCCGGGCGAGAGAGCTCGCGCGATGATCGGGCAACCTTGAACGTGCTGTTCGCAGACGGCAGCACCAAGTACAAGAAACTGTCCCGCACTACGACCGCGGTGTTCGGTGATGGGCCAGACCTGATGTTCCTGTTCCCCGGCGTCGGCGAGGACCGTGCCTACGAGGGCGAGGACTTCGTAGACTAG
- a CDS encoding fucose isomerase: MRIGIITFTDGRRRVAERGKESTTRFQTKIAEFFRKEGHEVIEGAQAVWNWSTARDEATRMNEGGCDVVVFNYCVWAYPDFTAQAARDVDCPILFVGNINPSYPGWVAFFAAAGALDEIGIPYGRALGDVDEPEVAADIRRFLAMHEPDRIHRGEHAAERLSGLRYGEFDGPSMGMYTGHIDPSQWMEEFGVHVFHRSQLTLAWLAEKIPNDRVEAGLQWLERHAKEILWDNERLPRGVDGQLGRQVRLYLAIKDYCAEEGIDFLGLTGQLDYTEWPHGITMDLPEALLNDTADWENPRKKPIITATECDSNGALTMQLLHHLSGTPVLFADLRHYHKEQGIYDLVNSGQHAPWFATRTDEFAENWSKVRLFPSDPMYFPCGGASVQFYAAPAEKVTFARITRASGTYRMHFFTGSFVDYGWEENERLAKQTSYEWPHAYAKFDCSERDLAMQFSCNHIHAIEGDWLAELEAACRYLGIVPIDMSG; encoded by the coding sequence ATGCGAATCGGCATCATCACCTTTACCGATGGCCGCAGGCGAGTGGCCGAGCGAGGGAAGGAGTCCACCACACGATTCCAGACCAAGATCGCCGAGTTCTTCCGCAAGGAAGGGCATGAAGTGATCGAAGGCGCGCAGGCCGTCTGGAACTGGAGCACCGCTCGGGACGAGGCCACTCGAATGAACGAGGGTGGCTGCGACGTCGTCGTCTTCAACTATTGTGTCTGGGCGTATCCGGATTTCACGGCACAGGCTGCGCGCGACGTGGACTGCCCCATTCTCTTCGTCGGCAACATCAATCCGTCGTATCCGGGTTGGGTTGCCTTCTTCGCGGCGGCAGGAGCACTCGACGAGATCGGCATCCCATACGGCAGAGCTTTGGGCGACGTGGACGAGCCCGAAGTTGCAGCGGATATTCGGCGATTCTTGGCCATGCACGAGCCTGACCGGATTCATCGCGGAGAGCACGCTGCCGAGCGCTTGAGTGGACTGCGATACGGCGAGTTCGACGGTCCGTCCATGGGAATGTACACAGGTCACATCGACCCCAGCCAGTGGATGGAGGAGTTCGGCGTTCACGTGTTCCATCGGAGCCAGCTCACGCTCGCTTGGCTCGCCGAGAAAATCCCCAATGACCGCGTCGAAGCCGGTCTGCAGTGGCTGGAGCGTCATGCAAAGGAGATACTTTGGGACAACGAGCGGTTGCCGAGGGGCGTTGATGGGCAGCTCGGTCGGCAGGTGCGGCTCTACCTGGCCATCAAAGACTACTGCGCAGAGGAGGGAATAGACTTCCTCGGGCTCACCGGGCAACTCGATTACACGGAGTGGCCGCACGGCATCACGATGGACCTCCCGGAGGCGCTCCTAAACGATACGGCCGACTGGGAGAACCCCCGCAAAAAGCCCATCATCACGGCCACCGAGTGCGACTCGAACGGTGCTCTCACGATGCAACTCCTGCATCACCTTTCGGGGACCCCCGTGCTGTTCGCCGACCTGCGCCACTACCACAAGGAGCAGGGCATCTACGACTTGGTCAACTCCGGCCAACACGCCCCGTGGTTCGCCACTCGAACCGACGAGTTCGCAGAGAACTGGTCCAAAGTACGCCTATTCCCCAGCGACCCGATGTACTTCCCGTGCGGCGGCGCGTCGGTGCAGTTCTATGCCGCACCCGCCGAAAAGGTGACCTTCGCGCGGATCACGCGGGCAAGCGGAACGTATCGAATGCACTTCTTCACGGGTTCGTTCGTGGATTACGGTTGGGAGGAGAATGAGCGGCTCGCGAAGCAGACCAGCTATGAGTGGCCCCATGCGTATGCCAAGTTCGACTGCTCGGAGCGCGACCTGGCGATGCAGTTCTCGTGCAATCACATCCACGCCATCGAAGGAGACTGGCTCGCCGAGTTGGAAGCGGCGTGCCGCTACCTCGGAATCGTGCCGATCGACATGTCCGGGTAG
- a CDS encoding NAD(P)-dependent glycerol-3-phosphate dehydrogenase, which yields MSEAVIVGAGSWGTALALVLGRKEVPVSLWGRDGAEIARLRASRVNEKYLPGHPLPECVQAFDDLEEAADAARVAILAVPSGAAREVLQRCVAVPRLRDLPWVMAAKGLEGATGRLMSELALEVLGPQARVAALSGPNLAKELAAGLPTATVIASRVSGLAADLQTLFMSPTLRVYTGEDVVGVELAGALKNVLAIGGGMTDGLGFRDNTKAAVLTRGLAEMARLGEAMGAEPRTFMGLAGVGDLFATAVSTYSRNYRVGHAVGRGVPLEDAIREVQQVAEGVPTAHAAVLLSERYHVEMPLFHAIHRVLSGTLAPMDAVRELMHRTPKGE from the coding sequence TTGAGTGAGGCGGTGATTGTCGGAGCAGGAAGCTGGGGAACGGCTCTGGCCCTAGTGCTCGGTCGCAAGGAAGTACCCGTCTCTCTGTGGGGGCGAGATGGCGCTGAAATTGCACGCCTGCGAGCCTCGCGGGTGAACGAAAAGTACCTTCCCGGCCACCCACTGCCAGAGTGCGTACAAGCGTTCGACGACCTCGAAGAGGCCGCCGACGCTGCGAGAGTTGCGATACTAGCCGTGCCTAGTGGTGCGGCGCGCGAGGTGCTGCAGAGGTGCGTTGCGGTGCCGCGACTGCGCGATCTTCCTTGGGTTATGGCCGCCAAGGGTCTCGAAGGCGCTACAGGAAGGCTGATGAGCGAGTTGGCCCTAGAGGTTCTCGGACCGCAGGCTAGGGTGGCCGCTCTATCAGGTCCCAATCTCGCCAAGGAGTTGGCCGCGGGCCTTCCGACAGCTACCGTGATTGCCTCCCGGGTCAGCGGGCTAGCCGCCGACCTGCAGACGCTGTTCATGTCGCCGACGCTACGGGTTTACACGGGCGAAGACGTCGTCGGCGTCGAGCTTGCCGGCGCGCTCAAGAACGTGCTCGCCATCGGCGGCGGAATGACCGACGGGTTGGGCTTCCGTGACAACACCAAAGCCGCGGTGCTAACACGGGGGCTTGCCGAGATGGCGAGGTTGGGCGAGGCGATGGGTGCGGAGCCGAGAACGTTCATGGGGCTGGCAGGCGTCGGAGACCTGTTCGCTACCGCCGTCAGCACCTATAGCCGCAACTATCGAGTGGGCCATGCGGTCGGACGCGGCGTCCCGCTGGAAGATGCCATCCGAGAGGTGCAGCAGGTGGCCGAAGGAGTGCCGACGGCACACGCCGCGGTGCTACTGTCTGAACGATATCATGTCGAGATGCCGCTTTTCCATGCGATTCACCGCGTGTTATCGGGAACGCTAGCACCGATGGACGCGGTACGCGAGCTGATGCATCGCACGCCCAAAGGAGAGTGA
- a CDS encoding DUF4127 family protein, translating to MLSVFGLIVAVCLHQATPVQESPPPRMHGRIALLPLDSRPACTQMPTMMGQIAGVSVLTPPEDMLGVFRTPGKCDELAVWLKEIARSDVGAIIVSADMLCYGGLVASRTDSVSQDKAEQRLELLRIIRADRPNLPIYVFSTIMRTAPTATKEAASWRIELAKYLYYRDRYRVTGSKGAADKAKEHLENVPKGELDRYERTRARNAQVQRHLVRLLKDGAIDFLIFGQDDAEPYGPHRLERASLKSLLEREGIAGKAMICGGIDQTACVLLARALVRAERLTPRIWVQWSSEAGKAVVAPNEGQTTEKAVQMQVFGAGARPATSKDQADVVLSINSYGRSEEDLAEFLRTLREDLAAGRLVALADLNLDAGGTADPALVRFLLDSKLCGYLAGYAGWNTVSNTLGTSLPQAIVYWLALRNPRLDARARELSQRAFILQRLAGEYGYHNYIRPQAYSYLTSDLKGHKEEVDGMDLALLNRFVAKHTAKMLESFFRLGFLGTKVASDGENGWEILTDLVDVNIGLPWPRAYEVRISFGFATSPIARTHSEANGAEPESEGEEDGTKTPS from the coding sequence TTGCTGTCCGTATTCGGTCTGATCGTCGCCGTTTGCCTGCACCAGGCTACGCCAGTCCAAGAGTCGCCACCGCCGAGGATGCATGGCCGGATTGCACTCTTGCCGCTGGACTCCCGCCCGGCGTGCACCCAGATGCCCACGATGATGGGCCAGATCGCCGGAGTGTCGGTGCTGACCCCACCCGAGGACATGTTGGGCGTGTTTCGCACACCCGGGAAGTGCGACGAGCTGGCCGTCTGGCTGAAGGAGATCGCCCGATCCGACGTGGGTGCGATCATTGTCTCTGCGGACATGCTGTGCTACGGTGGTCTCGTCGCGTCGCGCACGGATTCCGTCTCTCAGGACAAGGCCGAACAGCGACTGGAGCTGCTGCGCATCATCCGTGCGGACCGACCGAACCTTCCAATCTACGTCTTCAGCACCATTATGCGTACAGCACCCACCGCCACCAAGGAGGCGGCTTCGTGGCGAATTGAGCTCGCGAAGTACCTGTACTACCGAGACCGATACCGAGTGACCGGCAGCAAGGGGGCAGCGGACAAGGCGAAGGAGCATCTCGAAAACGTGCCCAAGGGCGAGTTGGACAGATACGAGCGGACGCGAGCGAGGAACGCACAAGTGCAGCGCCACCTCGTACGACTGCTGAAGGACGGGGCGATCGATTTCCTCATTTTCGGGCAGGACGACGCTGAGCCTTACGGTCCTCATCGGCTGGAGCGGGCTTCTCTCAAGTCGCTGCTGGAACGCGAGGGCATCGCCGGCAAGGCGATGATTTGCGGGGGGATAGACCAAACCGCATGTGTCCTTCTCGCACGTGCCTTGGTGCGGGCCGAGCGCCTGACACCACGCATCTGGGTACAGTGGTCCAGTGAAGCCGGCAAGGCCGTCGTTGCACCGAACGAGGGCCAGACCACGGAGAAGGCGGTCCAGATGCAGGTGTTCGGTGCCGGCGCACGTCCCGCGACATCCAAGGATCAGGCAGATGTCGTTCTGTCCATCAACAGCTATGGCCGAAGCGAAGAGGACCTGGCCGAGTTTCTGCGCACGCTGCGGGAAGACTTGGCGGCCGGGCGGCTCGTCGCGCTAGCGGACTTGAACCTCGATGCAGGGGGCACCGCAGACCCCGCCTTGGTCCGTTTCTTGTTGGACAGCAAGCTCTGTGGCTACCTGGCAGGATATGCAGGGTGGAACACCGTGAGCAACACGCTAGGCACTTCCCTACCGCAAGCGATCGTGTACTGGCTCGCTCTACGCAACCCTCGGCTCGATGCGCGGGCGCGAGAGCTGAGTCAGCGCGCGTTCATCTTGCAGCGCCTGGCGGGGGAGTATGGATACCACAACTACATCCGTCCGCAGGCCTACTCCTACCTGACGAGCGACCTAAAGGGGCACAAGGAAGAGGTTGACGGCATGGACCTGGCTCTTCTCAACCGCTTCGTCGCAAAGCACACCGCGAAGATGCTCGAGTCGTTCTTCCGGCTGGGGTTCCTGGGCACGAAGGTCGCGTCCGATGGGGAAAACGGTTGGGAGATTCTCACCGATCTCGTGGATGTCAATATTGGCCTACCCTGGCCACGCGCTTATGAGGTACGAATCTCCTTTGGGTTCGCTACTTCGCCAATCGCGCGCACCCACTCCGAGGCGAACGGTGCCGAACCCGAATCGGAGGGAGAAGAGGATGGCACGAAGACGCCAAGCTGA
- a CDS encoding Hsp20/alpha crystallin family protein, with the protein MARRRQADWFWQIGTELQSLSEELLHGALNSPVTARRFWEPRVDVCETEDAIMVVAEIAGMDPNAISVSFSPDRKSLILRGSRTEHEAEESKRTRCFQLEIYYGDFLREVPLPNIPIDVDRITANYRSGMLTITVPKSDLPVEARTIPVVEG; encoded by the coding sequence ATGGCACGAAGACGCCAAGCTGACTGGTTCTGGCAGATCGGCACCGAGTTGCAGTCCCTGTCGGAGGAACTGCTACACGGCGCGTTGAACTCCCCCGTTACAGCACGAAGGTTCTGGGAACCTCGGGTGGACGTGTGTGAGACGGAAGATGCCATCATGGTAGTCGCAGAGATCGCCGGTATGGACCCGAATGCAATCTCGGTGTCCTTCTCACCGGACCGAAAGTCGCTCATACTGCGTGGGTCCCGAACGGAGCACGAGGCCGAGGAGTCCAAACGTACTCGGTGCTTCCAGTTGGAGATTTACTACGGGGACTTCTTGCGGGAGGTACCGTTGCCCAACATCCCGATCGACGTGGATCGGATTACGGCCAACTACCGAAGCGGGATGCTCACGATCACCGTGCCGAAGAGTGACCTGCCTGTCGAAGCGCGCACGATCCCAGTAGTCGAAGGATAG
- the lon gene encoding endopeptidase La, with protein sequence MELPTLGDQQIEEEEPRPDIPAELNLLPLRDAVVFPMLIAPLAVGREHSIQLVDDSILGNKRIIGVVAQRDPSTEKPSFEEVYEYGCAVIIRTMVKMADGVRLIVQGLSRFRVVEPIQEDPYLRARIEQLAEPPQPEGEEAIEIEALRRGVATLFERAVSLSPQLPDELRSLTQSVAEPNVLADLVAAHMPLSVVDKQKILETVQLGPRLRALMAILGREVRVLELSSKVQSEVTTELSKSQREYYLREQLRAIQRELGEGDDQQMEIEELEAKIREAGMSEEAEKECRRELDRLRRMSAGSPEYSVARTYIDWMVALPWSVSTEDNLDLHRVKRVLDRDHHGLEKIKERIIEFLAVRRVKGGPVRQPILAFVGPPGTGKTSLGRSIAEALGRKFVRISLGGMRDEAEIRGHRRTYIGALPGQIMQGLRRAGSNNPVFMLDEIDKLGSDFRGDPSSAMLEVLDPEQNNAFRDHYFDVNFDLSRVFFITTANLLETIPPPLRDRMEMIELSGYTDEEKVAIARKHLVPKQLAEHGLATAKLKFHQSALRHIIANYTREAGVRNLERRIAAVCRKAARRIAEGNEEPLTVTSANLSEFLGPPVFLREAVMERKMEPGVAVGLAWTPAGGDILFIESTKMPGGKNLVLTGQLGEVMRESAQAALSFLRTNAEAYGIPPDFFEKNDIHVHVPAGATPKDGPSAGVAILASLAGLLSGRSFRSRLALTGEITLRGQVLPVGGIKEKVLAAYRAGVRTVLLPERNEKDILEDIPPEIREEMTIHYVSRAEEVLRLALEDAPSRNERHQKSKRVARRPVVKS encoded by the coding sequence ATGGAACTGCCCACGCTGGGCGACCAACAGATTGAGGAAGAGGAGCCGAGACCGGATATCCCGGCGGAACTGAACCTCCTGCCCCTTCGGGACGCCGTGGTGTTCCCGATGCTGATTGCTCCGCTCGCTGTGGGGCGCGAGCACTCGATCCAGTTGGTGGACGACAGTATTCTGGGCAACAAGCGCATCATCGGCGTGGTCGCTCAGCGCGACCCCAGTACGGAGAAACCTTCTTTCGAAGAGGTGTACGAGTACGGCTGCGCCGTGATCATCCGCACCATGGTCAAGATGGCCGACGGGGTGCGCCTCATCGTTCAGGGTCTCTCGCGTTTCCGCGTAGTCGAGCCGATACAGGAGGACCCTTACCTCCGGGCTCGCATCGAGCAGCTCGCGGAACCACCGCAACCGGAGGGTGAAGAGGCCATCGAGATCGAAGCCCTCCGGCGCGGAGTGGCCACGTTGTTCGAGCGTGCGGTCTCCCTCTCGCCCCAACTGCCTGACGAGCTGAGGTCGCTGACCCAGTCGGTTGCAGAGCCCAACGTGCTTGCCGACCTCGTCGCGGCCCACATGCCGCTGAGCGTGGTGGACAAGCAGAAGATCCTGGAGACCGTGCAACTGGGTCCGCGCCTGCGGGCGCTTATGGCCATCCTGGGCCGCGAAGTGCGTGTGCTGGAGCTGTCCAGCAAAGTGCAGAGTGAAGTCACCACCGAGTTGAGCAAGTCGCAGCGCGAGTACTACCTGCGCGAGCAGCTTCGAGCCATCCAAAGGGAGCTGGGCGAGGGCGACGACCAGCAGATGGAGATCGAGGAGCTGGAGGCGAAGATTCGCGAAGCGGGCATGAGCGAAGAAGCCGAGAAGGAGTGTCGCAGAGAGCTCGACCGTCTTCGCCGCATGTCCGCTGGCTCGCCAGAGTACTCGGTCGCCCGCACCTACATAGATTGGATGGTGGCACTGCCCTGGTCCGTCAGCACCGAGGACAACCTCGACCTGCATCGCGTGAAGCGGGTCTTGGACCGCGACCACCACGGTCTCGAGAAGATCAAGGAGCGCATCATCGAGTTCCTTGCGGTGAGGCGTGTCAAGGGCGGTCCGGTGAGGCAGCCCATCCTCGCCTTCGTCGGCCCTCCGGGAACCGGTAAGACTTCCCTGGGCCGCTCGATCGCCGAGGCGCTCGGACGGAAGTTCGTGCGCATCTCTCTCGGCGGCATGAGGGACGAAGCCGAGATCCGGGGTCACCGCAGAACCTACATCGGCGCGCTCCCCGGCCAGATCATGCAAGGGCTTCGCCGAGCAGGTTCCAACAACCCCGTGTTCATGCTGGACGAGATTGACAAACTGGGCTCGGACTTTCGGGGCGACCCGTCCTCGGCAATGTTGGAAGTACTCGATCCGGAACAGAACAACGCCTTTCGGGACCACTACTTCGACGTGAACTTCGACCTTAGCCGCGTCTTCTTCATCACGACAGCGAATCTCCTCGAGACCATTCCGCCGCCTCTGCGCGACCGCATGGAGATGATCGAGCTGTCGGGATACACAGACGAAGAGAAGGTGGCCATCGCTCGAAAGCACCTCGTGCCCAAGCAGCTTGCCGAACACGGCCTGGCTACGGCCAAGCTGAAGTTCCATCAGAGCGCGCTGCGGCACATCATCGCCAACTACACTCGCGAAGCGGGCGTGCGCAATCTCGAGCGACGGATCGCCGCCGTCTGCCGCAAGGCCGCCCGACGCATCGCAGAGGGGAACGAGGAACCTCTGACGGTCACTTCAGCGAACCTAAGCGAATTCCTAGGCCCACCCGTGTTCCTCCGCGAGGCCGTGATGGAACGCAAGATGGAACCTGGTGTCGCCGTTGGGCTCGCGTGGACCCCTGCCGGCGGAGACATCCTGTTCATCGAGAGCACGAAGATGCCGGGGGGTAAGAACTTGGTGCTGACCGGGCAGCTCGGTGAAGTCATGCGCGAGTCGGCGCAGGCCGCCCTGAGCTTCCTACGGACCAACGCCGAAGCATACGGGATCCCGCCCGACTTTTTCGAGAAGAACGACATCCATGTTCACGTGCCCGCCGGAGCCACCCCGAAAGACGGTCCGAGTGCCGGCGTCGCCATCCTCGCATCCCTAGCAGGATTGTTGTCCGGCAGATCCTTCCGCTCCCGGCTTGCCTTGACCGGAGAGATCACGCTTCGCGGACAGGTGCTTCCGGTTGGAGGCATCAAGGAGAAGGTACTTGCGGCTTATCGGGCCGGGGTGCGCACGGTGCTGCTCCCGGAACGCAACGAAAAGGACATCTTGGAGGACATCCCTCCCGAGATCCGTGAGGAGATGACGATCCACTACGTCTCGCGGGCCGAAGAGGTGCTGCGCCTGGCTTTGGAGGACGCTCCCTCGCGCAACGAACGGCACCAGAAGTCGAAGCGTGTGGCG